Sequence from the Platichthys flesus chromosome 2, fPlaFle2.1, whole genome shotgun sequence genome:
TGCAGTGCTCACACATAATCTGTCCAAAAATTACTAGTGTTTAAGAGAAGCTCTTTATCATTATTTAGGCCATTACCATATTATTAATCAAACTGGGTTGCCAAGTTAAAACTTTCTTAATAGTTTCTGGactgagtttattttaatttctcctCCTTTACAAAAGACAACTGCTCAACCTTTATAGGTTAGAGttataatcaataatcaaagttttttttagacTGCCCccagttttttttcaaactgtccCTTCTCTTTCTGCAGGTGGAGATGCTAGAGCGTAAATATGGTGGGCGTTTCATAACACGGCATGCAGCCCGTACCATCCAGACAGCCTTCCGCCAGTATCAGATGAACAAAAACTTTGAGCGTCTGCGAAGCTCTATGTCTGAGAACCGTATGTCCAGACGGATCGTCCTATCCAATATGAGAATGCAGTTTTCCTTTGAAGGACCTGAAAAAGTCCACAGCTCCTACTTCGAGGGAAAGCAGGTCTCACTAACAGATGACGGCACCAAAATCGGTGCACTGGTGCAGTCAGAACATGGTGGAGAGATGGGGGTGCAGGCCAAGACCCCCACTACACAGAGTGACTTTACAGACGCTATCACAGAACTAGAAGATGCCTTCTCCAGACAGGTCAAATCTCTAGCTGAGTCCATAGATGATGCTCTAAACTGTCGCAGTCTGCATGGCGATGACTCTGAGCCAGGGAGAGGTCACCAGGATATGAACAGAGAAGTCGTCTGCCAGGTGAAACCCTCCCACAACGCCTCAGATCACCGCAAATTGGATGAGATGACGGCTTCCTACAGTGATGTAACCCTTTACATCGATGAAGAGGAACTGTCACCACCCCTGCCTCTATCTCAGTCTGTAGACCGACCCTCCAGCACAGAATCAGACTTGCGTCACCGCTCTCTCAACTCCTCCCAGGATTACTGGTCTCTAGCTCATAAAGATGATAAAGGGGACACTGACACCAGTTGCCGCAGCACACCTTCCTTGGAATGCCAAGAGCAGCGTTTGCGGGTAGACCACCTACCCCTACTCACCATTGAGCCTCCCAGCGACAGCTCGGTGGAGCTGAGCGATCGCTCTGATCGCAGCTCTTTGAAAAGACAGAATGCCTACGAGCGAAGCATCAGCAACCAGCAGAGCCCAAAAAACATCAGCCATGGTTTGCCGCCCCGTGGGCCTTCCAGAGAAGAGGACGCTTCCCGCCATCGACCGCGACAACTGGAGGCTCACCTGGCCATCAACGGAACTGCAAACCGTCAAAGCAAATCAGAGTCTGATTTCTCTGACGGGGACAACGATAGCATCAACAGCACGTCCAACTCCAACGACACCATCAACTGTAGCTCTGAGTCCTCATCCAGAGACAGCTTGAGGGAACAGACTCTCAGCAAGCAGACATACCACAAAGAGACACGCAACAGCTGGGACTCACCTGCTTTTAGCAATGACATCATCCGTAAAAGACACTACCGCATTGGCCTCAACCTCTTCAACAAGTAAGTACAGTCCAATACACAAGATTCATCAACAAACTCTCCACACACAGCCAGTCAAAATCATTGCTTGGACCTATAAGCCCTAAATTGTACaatccagtgttgtgcatgaacgaacgcaaatgaatgcgttcattgaacacgttcacttttgtgagaacgatgaactgaacgcacctcaatgacaaataatgaatttgaacggtgaacacgttcatatttcagtgTCCTCGCttatagacaacaggaaacttctctctttatttgtaactttattaaagtccagcgaacacgacacacttcttgttttacataaacataaatatgcCTCGACATTGATTGAAACAAAGTTATTGGCCTGTTCTACTTAAGGTGCAAATGAGCCCGGGACTCATTCTGCCCCCCTTCATCTCCATCTGAGCCTGTGTCATTATGTTTAATCATAGATGATTGTGTATTTGGTTTCTTTCAGAGCCGCCCATTAAGTTCCTTTTAATCATTTGTGATCAGCACCAGAGACAAAAGTGGTTCCCTCCATCCTACTTCCTGTCCTTATtccatccctccacctccctcccttgCCTAAATCCTGACCCTCATCTGACACATTTGGCCTTGTACAGAAGTGCAATGGGCTTATCCCAGATTTGGACTGTGTCATCACTATTTATTTTTGGtctctccctcgtcctctctttctgtctctccaaaTGTGTCTCTTTTTCCAGGAAACCAGAAAAAGGCATCCAGTATCTGATAGAGCGAAACTTTGTCCCAGACACTCCTGTGGGTGTGGCCCACTTCCTGCTTCAGAGGAAGGGCCTGAGTAGGCAGATGATTGGCGAGTTCCTGGGTAATAGACAGAAGCAGTTCAACCGAGACGTCCTAGAGTGAGTTTGCACTCCTTCATATGTTTGTATTATGTGTATTGATGTCCTGATGAATCAccctgaaaacatgaaagattCTCTCAACAGCCTTTTGATGTAACTTGCCATATATGCCTCTGTACACACTTTTATATCTCCCTACCCAGAACATAACTATAAATCATCATTTAGTTGCAAATTGGGTTGCCAGTTTGCAATCTAttatggttcaaaaaccctttGGAGTTTTTGAGTACTACATAATGACTCAAGTTACATccaggaaataaacagaaatagaaCCCACTCAGGAAATCACTGCGATGCTCAAAGCTTAGTTAAACATTCGGATTCCATttatattccccactccttttAAAAAGGAAGGGAAGTCATAAAGATCTTGAATTTTCCAGAAGTGATTCATGGTATCATTCAAATAGCGCCTCTTTTCATGCTTTAGACTGGACAGACTTATCTGAATCACACTTACAGCAGACCAGCTCTATCGGAGCTCATTGAGATTCAGTGGAGGATAAGGCCAGAAAAGGTCCATCAGTGTCAGTTTGACAGGCATATCTTAAGGGCGCCTTGAGAAAACGTCTATAAATCCTGACATGCAAGGTATCAAGGTATCAGGGCTGTGGAGAGCGAAGGCACAATCCTCTCTCGCAAAGGGGGCTGCTCAGCTCCTTTATTTAACCAAGTCAATCATAGTCATTAATATCATAGCAAAAATCCAAGTAAATGTCTGCTTTaacaaatcaatatttgtatATGAACAATGGATCAAATTATGTGAAAGGCAATCACTTAATGTGATGAACCAAGATACTTATCACCCAAATCTGCATTTCTCCTCAGCTCTTTGGAGCATTATATTATCTTTCATTTAAAGCCAGTTAATCATTTGGTCCAGCCACTCCACTCTCttccagcagcaggcagagggtTGCAGGAAAACATATCTCATTAATTCAATGTGTATTGCACACAACCTGTCGACTACCAATCAGCAGAGAGCTGAAGTTAGTGTCAATAGACACTAGAACAGAGCTAAGAGAAAAGTGAGTACCATATCatacatgtatatgtgtattaCCAATAAACTCCATATGAATGCTCATATTGCAAACTGTCagctggatgggggggggggggctctgagaCTGAACAGAACTGACACAGATTGGACAGGGGagtaaattatatatttctAACAGGAGAAAACGATCAAGTTTGGGTGCTTATAGGTATGAAACGTATATTGTGTATAAGAAACAGCATTTCCATCCCCCAAAATACATGAAGTTTACTTATCGGGTAGAAATGCAGTGTAAATCGACTCTGAAAATCCTGATTGTGTATTTAAACGTTAGATATTGATTATTATGCACTTTTATTCTCTTATTAATTTATTAGATGAGTTATACATAGGTTACTTCACTAAATGACTTTCCTAcagtattttacagttttaccaGAATTAATCTTttcacaaagcaaacaaacgTGTTTTCAATTTCATAATGTGAATATCCCAACACACAGTATTGTACATTCTCCTGTTCAAACTGATCTTCTTACCGCTCCTGACTGTGTTTTTCACCAGTTGTGTGGTGGATGAAATGGACTTCTCAGCTATGGAGCTGGACGAAGCTCTCAGGAAATTCCAGGCTCACATCAGAGTCCAGGGAGAAGCGCAGAAGGTCGAGCGGCTGATCGAGGCCTACAGGTGAGAACTCCTCTGGAAGctcaggacacacaaacacacaacagcggACATGGCTGCATCTCCCAAAGAAATTTATAGAATCTTTCCATATGGAAGCAAGAAAGGAGGAATAAAGAGATTTTCACCCCAGTAGGGTCTTAAATCAATATAAAGCAATGGATTATGTGACAGTATGATCATAATGGAGTTCATGCCACGTTAAACGTATATGTCAACACAGCGTGTATGATTAATGGATAGCACAAGCTTGCTTTCCACCGTTACCAAAAACACCCTCATCCTCTAAAACAGAGGTGACCCCAGAAAGTTTAACTATCAGTGAGGAGTCAGCCGAGTGGGACCAAGCCATTTCAAATCCAGACTTTGTTCAAGCATATCACTgcagaaaatgatttaaagaaaaacagctcAAAAAGTTTAGGAAATCCTCTCCCAGTGCTGCGATGGATGTTTTTTGTTcctcatttattttctccaaaCCTCCGAGTGGCACAGCCATCTCCTACCCACAGAGAATTAGCTTCGATTGGGAACAAGCAAGGACATTTTTGCCTCAGTAAATCTCTTTAGGGAGATAACAATAAGTGATCATCTGGCACTTGCCTGCAGTACCTTACAGACACGATTATGAACTCACTTCATGTTGTCTCAGAAAGTTATTGTATGGCCAACCTACCTGATGGCCTCAGGCTGTATCGACGGTCTTCACTCACTGGTGCTGGCTCATTGTTCTTTTGACTTGAGTATAATAAAGCATTATTTGATCGTAAATGGCTGGAGCTCAGACAGCGGAAAGATCAATGTCAATATGAACAGTGATACACCTGCCCACAAGTGGAACTAATCACTAAACAGGAAGCTTACTGATTTATTATGTCTTGAAGGGAAGTCAGACGCCTTCCTCTTCATTTAATAGTTTTTTCTTCACATCTGAATGTTTATCATTCCTATATACATTTGATAAAGTGTCTATCCAGTCCTCAATCGAGGAAGCTTGGGGCTTCAGCCACTAATGAGCTTTAGCTTTTACTCCAATTTTAGCTTCTCTTCATAGTCCAGTTAAGATTTTAATGGTGACTTCTATGGCCCGTTCTCGATTTGCACCTCAGTACATTTCAGAACTCGTAACACCACATGTCCCCGGTCCTACTTGCTTTTCCACACTCCTCAGAGGAGACTGGTCCTTTCCTTATCATTTAAcactgtttcatttcatcttgtttttacCATTTGGTCTGctctaatgtaatgtaatgtaatgttctgTGATCTAATTGTTTCGCCCTTATGTAAAGCACCTTGAAacagtattttgaaaaggtgcTATAAAAGTCCAGCTTGTTATTGTTATCATAGTTATTCTCTCCTTGGGTTTGCAGCATATTGCATAGGTATCGAACACTGAATATAATAGGGATAGTGCTTCTGAATACCTCCTATAGTCTAGTTGATGTTCTTTCAATAGTCATTTAGTATatgtaatatactgtatatgaaaATGATCTGCAGTTTGACTTCAAAATTTCTGTCTCCAATATTGTCTTTGCAGCCAGCGCTACTGTATCTGCAACCCTGGTGTGGTGCGACAGTTCAGGAACCCCGACACCATCTTCATCCTGGCCTTTGCCATCATCCTCCTAAACACGGACATGTACAGCCCCAACGTCAAGcctgagaggaagatgaagctGGAGGACTTTGTTAAAAACCTTAGAGGTGCTTGGTTCTCCCTCCCACATTATATATACTATTCAACCTTAAATTGAGTTTTGTACATGCATCTTCTTTAATAAATATCCCTGTTTTTAAGGTTGGAAGGGGTCATTTGAAAGTCACGGTCAAGAGTTATTTGCTGTTGAGCCAAAGCACTTTTCAGTTGCCCTGAACAGATTTTGAGGGTATTAAGAGGGGCTTTGTGGCATGGCCAACACATTTCTCTGCCTATTGGAGTGTCAGTAATTAAAGTACAGTATTCAGTGGAGGAGAAACACTCATCCTCTGTGAGCTCTGAAGGACATTTCTGTCCGTACAGTGAGAAATATGTGCAGCTCTGCAGTATGTAAGCAAATTCAGTTCATCAAGTCTCATAAACGCGCAAGATAATCATTaatccctctctttccccccccattccctctcttttcctcccatGCTTAGGAGTGGATGACGGGGAGGACATCCCTCGAGAGATGCTCGTAGGAATATATGAGCGGATTCGCAAGCGGGAGCTCAAGACTAATGAAGACCATGTGTCTCAGGTTCAAAAAGTGGAAAAACTCATTGTAGGGAAAAAGCCGGTGAGTTTGAATtttggctgctgctgcatgtaGAGTATGACTGCTTTTATCTCCCCCTCTATTCAAAGCCAGAATAGAGCAGGAGCAGGCATAACCAAATTACCCAGAGCGCCTCTACTGTTTCACAGTGAGCACAAGCTGACGCACATTCTctaaaaagcaaaagaaatgaaagagcaTACATTGCCTGAACCTACCTCTCTGTGGGACATATCAATTCGTCAAGGCAGGAGACCTTCATGCATAATGACAGTAATATGTCTTTTGGCCTTAACTCGTCCAGCCAAGGGAAGTGCTGTCTGACGAGCTCTGTAATAATAAATTAGATTAACAGTCTCACACCCAACAATCTTGAAGGTCTTCGCTCAGAACCTGTTCACCCTTCTCTTTGATCAACTGATGTCCTTTTCATGGAATTAACTCGtcttttaactttaaaataaccaatcatattacaCAAATCAGAAGTGCAGGGGACTTTGACGGTACACAGTTAGGATCTTTTCAAGATCATGAATTTAAAAGGACCTGTATCTGTCCACTAGTCCCTGTAAACTGACCTTTCTGTGTATCTCTTAATCTACAGATTGGCTCTTTACATCATGGTTTGGGCTGTGTAAGTATTCCACTTTTTTTCTTCTACATCTTGGTTATGTGGGGAATTGTTAGTCATATATCTAGAAACCTGATGAAACAGATGTTAACTGTGGTTTATTTAAAGAATCAGTGCCTTGAAATCACTCTGTGAGGCAGAGGAAACCAACTGAGAgatgctgctgcttgtgtgtgcaggtgctATCCCTACCCCACCGGAGACTGGTGTGTTACTGCCGACTTTTTGAGGTGCCCGACCCCAACAAACCACAAAAGTTAGGCCTGCACCAAAGGGAGATCTTCCTCTTTAATGACCTCCTAGTGGTACGGCAGACATTATTCTTCCTGCACATTGACGACACATCTTCTCCCTGGAAGAGTCCACACCACATTATATGCTTTGCTATTTTCACAGGTGACTAAAATCttccagaagaagaagaactcagTGACGTACAGCTTCCGGCAGTCTTTCTCACTTTATGGCATGCAGGTGCAGCTCTTTGAGAACCAGTGTAAGTGCCACAGAGATGTTTTTGGAGGCTTCAGTTTGATTCAGATAAACTAGTCGGTGCTGTTTCAAATGACCGCGCTCAAAAACATGGTGAATAGCTTGCTGGCGTAGAAAGAGGCAGTACGCAATGAATTCTACAAATGGGACATTGTgcactttcatttatttgtatttacattgttGGAAGATTACTTACACTCATCCTCCAAATCAGACCATTCACTCTACTGAGTACCACTCTAGTATAAAATGGGGATGATTTAATGCAATGACTAACAGAGAACCGCAGCGAAGTGCTTCTCGAGATTGTTCTGTTTATATGCACAACATCAGAGGTTTCATTAATTAGTTGTAGATCAATCCAATTCTGACCTCGAGAATTTTGTTATGTAAGCCTCAATAACACCACTTGGAATTAAAAAGCGTTGGTGAGGTTCTTgacctattctcaaaagaggATTGGTGTGTCGTATCCAAGGTTACTTCATAATGGCCAAAGTTCTGCGAGTAATTAAAACAACCCTTTGCCACAGACTAACCTGggggtgtgtgtattttatatggGCAGGAGTTGAAGTGTTGATATTGTCACTCTTTAGATTATCCCAATGGAGTTCGCCTGACCTCGGCCGTTCCGGGAGCTGACATCAAAGTCCTCATCAACTTCAACGCACCCAATCCTCAGGACCGCAAGAAGTTTACCGATGATGTGCGAGAATCGATTGCTGAAGTCCAAGAGATGGAGAAGTATCGGATAGAATGTGAGCAAAGGTTTTCCTCTTTAATGCAGATAGTTGGCATTTTTTCGTACAATCTGACACTAGCACCTTGATGCAAATATTGCATATAGAATATATTTTAGATCAGGTTCATCTTTCTATATGTTTCACCTCCACACAGCTGAGCTTGAAAAACAGAAGGGCGTGGTGAGGCCAAGCATGTCCCAGAGCTCGGGGATGaagaaggaaacaggaaacgGCAACCTGGGTCGAGTGAGCCTCGACGACAGCTACGCCATCGGTGAAGGCTTGAAGAGGAGCGCCCTCAGCAGCTCCCTGCGTGACCTCTCCGATGCAGGTAGAACCACAgattgccatggaaacactgtCTGTCTCATTCCTCTGCGAGACAGAGTAAACTGTCTCCCCGAGCTGAGTGCTGGCAGAATATTATTCACTCCTTTCGGAATGTTGGAAGAGGCGGGAAGACCCTATCTTGATTCGGTGGAGGTAGCCACTACTGACAGTGATGGACCAAGGTGTAATTTACTTGAGGCTATCAACTAATAATCCTCGTCACCAGCCGCAGGGGAGCTGGTGCTATGTAGGTCACTGTGATCAATTTGAGCGACTTAGCGGTAAGAGGAATTAATGTTGTGCGGTTGATTCAGACAGGGTGTAGTGCGCTGCCTCTACTGTGCAGAGCTGCGCTGCCCACACCCACTCAGTGACCTCGGTGGTCGGTTCAGACTGGTGAAGAAacatcaaataatgaaatgagctCTTTGGTTTTTGATCAGtgcttttgatgtttttttgaaTTAGACAAAACACATTTCGGTGGTGGCCTGTGTCAGCGCTGGATTTTTGAGGCTATATTTTCTGTCAGAGTTGTTCAAGGATCACACCACTTCCCTGCAATTGACTTCATGAGGTTTGCAGTTGACTTTGGTGTGTGTAAAGGTGACTGGTGTTAATACAGCATCCTCTGAGGCATAGTACTAATCATGTGGAGAACTGCTCAGCCTTGAAGACTGTCTTCTGTGGCTCAGGATTAGATCTGTCAAGTTAAAGACAACCTTGCTGATTTCATAGCAATGTCTGGGTTTATGTCATGTAATGAAACTGGAGACATGGACTTTGAAAGACAAGGTCattaaaaggaaacaaaatatgcaattgttgcattatgggaaaatTAGGATTGAATGTTATTGGACTGAGATTCATACTCaggactgatatttaggagACTTCAGCATCCAATGCTTCGATTTGGACGATTCATATTTCAATCAGTGACGTTTGAGTCTTGCATACTGAATTGGAGATTGCAAGTCTCCAATTCAGCTGCAGCTCGAGGTGCTGCTTGACACGCCGTATTCAGAAAAAGACTCTGGAGATTGTCTGCAGAACTGGGTCCATACTCTCTCCAGAGTTTGTCATtcgcacacaaacaacacagcaggagattgtttgcTCAGACGcgcacacaacaacacagaattaTCCAGAGCATTCGGGAGATGGGAGGTGCAACAGGTAGTAACGCAGCAACTAGGTGGAgatcacagttttttttgtttacagcacatcccCACTGCCGTTGGTCCTTATCACAAGAAGCTCTCTTGACCTCGTTGTCAGTGTCTCTACTTTCCATCCCAAGATATTTGAATTCTTTGTGGGGGGTTTTCTCAGTTTTGCTTCTGTCGCTTGTTAGAAACCTCATAAGCTTGCTTGCAGTGAATCCTGCGCAATATCTCCTGCTTTGTTCCCACATTTTACTGGGAGGCTGTCAGGAGaaactctctcacacatttgtgttctcacatacagccccagCGGAAAATGTCCTGTCTGAAAGAAACTAGAGAAAGAATTGAGCTGTAGTTATCCCTGATGCTGACCTTGATGTGGAGCTGTAGTAGTGACTGGCTCCTTCCCTTTCCTTTAGTCCTTCTAGTGACAGCCTGCTGCTGGTTGGTCACCTCTAGGTTTAGCGCCCTGCTTTACTAGACAAAGGGATATGTGAACGTGTTACGTGTTAACCAGGCGTGTCTAATGTGTCATGTCACGTGTTCTGGGCAGGCAAGCGTGGGAGACGCAGCAGTGCAGGATCACTAGACAGCACTATGGAAGTAAGTAGGATGCAACTGATGTGGAGCTGTGCTCTGACTTTATGTTGCTCGTTCTGAACACACTAgtctctgttttattgtttctttgtattattaagtttttctttcctgCTTTGGTGGTGTTTTTGTCGTGAGCACCTTCGACACGTTGCATGCACCGGGCTGAACGGGAATGCTCCGCTGTGGCTGACACGTTATAACCCTTCATGTACACAGCATGTGATGACTAATAACAGTGCGGATTTACATTAGATCTGCTCTGTGTCGAAGTTTTAAGTCACATTTAAGTCATCCCCTTATGTTCAGTGGGCTCAATTTTTTGCcattttgtccttttctgttcACTCAGTAAATTTAACCTGGCTGTGCATTTTCCATCTACTGCATGCTCACAGTTTGACACCGACTGACTTAACCTGCTGCCTTTTATTGACCCCTGACCCTCACAACAAGTTCCTCCCTTCTCCCTTTTCCTGTCACACTAAGCCACCAGCAAATAGCAATGGAAGAACCCAAGCATGCAGGGGAAACACTGTATGACCTGGGCCAGTTGGCGTTATTGGTTGCAGTTGGGCAGGAGCTTAAATTCTTCAGGTGTAAAGTGCATGAATTAATCTGAAGCAGTTGTCATGTTCAGTAACACAAAGGTCAAGGCTGTCATTGCtctatttttaatcatttaacagtttaaatCTAATGTTAATTAGCCAGTTACCTTGCTGGACTTGATTTAGGCCTATGTCCACACTAATACACtaatacatttgattttaaattagtGTTAAAAACAAACTAGACTCATGTACAATGGCCATTTGCATCTGATAAGAACCGCATGTGAGCAATCTGAGTCAGTGTTTCCAAAAGTCTCCCTTTTTGACCATCTAAACTAAAGTTTGTAACTAAATAAGACAATGAAGCATTTCTAAAAGTATTAGGGGCCCGAAAAAACTCTGGAGTAGTGTGGTCATAAAGCATAAAGGTAGAAAAAGTGATGTATTTTATAAACCTAAAACAGTATTATTTGCTTCAGTTAACTGTGTTCAATGTTTATAAAGTGACTCATTGTTCTTGCCATCAGGACCCATGCAGAGTGCAAAGATTATTAACCTGCTCTCCTTATTGTTTTGGGTTTCTCATTCAGCCTGTTAGCTCTCACTGATCAGGCTGCTAGCACCACTAGAACATTTCCAAACTAGATAACTGAAACCTTCCTCCCTGCCGCAAAGCAGTTgagtaataaaatataataataataaaacaaataataataatacattattcatattaataataactgaTGGAAACTGGTGATCACTTCATAACTCATCCATGAAACGTTCAGTTTGCATGTGACGCATGGCTCTAATGTATGTGCTTTGTTTATTTAGCATAAacctttgttttgattgttcAGCTTttataatgtttgtgtgtttttatgcttAAAGTCTTAAAAAGCATACAAGTTAAGTTAGTTCCGCACTTACAGTGAAAAGGGTAATGCATAAAATTGTGTGTACTGTAAACAGTTTGCCTCACAGTTCTACAGTACGAATGTTGGGGCACAAGAAAATGCAATAGAGAGCTGTTAACATGGAGACTAGGTATAATATTAACAGCAGtaccagcagagagagagaagctgttaGTCTCTTCCTGACAGATCGAGCTGATTCTTACTAACAACCTGAGCCTCCACCAACCATTTAGAGACAGCTGATCGTGAGACTTTTTGTGGAAAGACAAACAAAGGCagtgaaaaaagaaatggagaCTTTTCCACCAGGCAACGTAAGCAGTCAGATGAGATTTGAGATCAGCTGTAGCTGGTCGTGCAGGTAGTTCTGCTACACAAAGAAATTGTCAAGGCTGTGCGCACTAAACAAGCCAAACCGTTTCCATGTCCACAAATATTTCAGCGCAAAAAATTCCAATTAGCTTAGACTTTAGCTGTTTCCCACTGGATAGGAGGAGTAGCctttcagctgtgtgtgtgtgtggtgttctGACTGTCCTCTCTCTTCCAGGGGTCCATCATTAGCAGCCCTCACATGCGGCGGAGAGCCCCCTCCAGCCGAGACTGCCCGTCTCGCCACAGTGGCCAGTCGCTGCCCAACTCCTCGTCTCTGCTTGGATCTTTGTTTGGCACGAGGCGCGTGAAGTCGCCCAGCCCCACCCCTCAGCCCCTGCACCCCACCCTCATCTCCCACAGCCCGCACCCCACCAACCTGCACCACACGGCCCGCGTCGAGGCCGACATGCCGGGCTCATTGCACCCACACCACGCCCAATTCTGCCACATCACCCAGAACCCCCCGCCTTACaatcaccaccaccactaccacccGCCAGCCCACTTGCAGCACCCTCCGCACCAGTTCCACCCGGCCCCGTCTCACGGCCAGCAGCCGCCGTATCCACCTCACGCGCAGCACAGCCACGGGAGCCACCCAGCGCACCCTGCCCACCCTGCCCACGGCCCCCACCATCACggcccacccccaccaccctccCAGGCCCCCAGCAGCACCAAGCCCAAGCACAGCGGCATCAGTACAGTTGTGTAAGGCGCAGGGGGCGGGGGCTCACTCTGGGCTCTCTGACTGAACTTTAATTTGTCCTCCAAGGCTCTCGGCTGATAAGACGGTTCTCACTGTGCATCACTGGTCTGGGGATGTAAAGCCAGACAACATCCTACGTCTCCTTCAGCATTTTTCGTCACGCTCATCACTGGGACAGTTTATtcatcacatttgttttgtctcattcctTCCGTTTCATTTCAAGTAAATCACGTCGGTCTGTTTCGACAGCAGCAGACAACAATGCAAGAGCATGCACAAAGACCACAAGTCCTTTTCCGTCACAATTAATCTCAGAACATGATCAAATATCTCACTTACTAGTATTTTACACAAGAAGTAAATATTGTCTCCAAAGTGATTTTATCTCTCTTGTCAGGCTGGTTGgctgaacacagacagacagacagacagacagacggtgGGTCAGCCTCAGCAGTAGCTGTATGAGTATTTAATGTAGCCGTAGCTCCAGTGCACTGTGATATCTCTGTTAGCAGTGATAATTGTGCCAATTATTGAAGCATTTACTAATTTAGTCTCAAAGAAACG
This genomic interval carries:
- the iqsec1b gene encoding IQ motif and SEC7 domain-containing protein 1 isoform X1, whose product is MLERKYGGRFITRHAARTIQTAFRQYQMNKNFERLRSSMSENRMSRRIVLSNMRMQFSFEGPEKVHSSYFEGKQVSLTDDGTKIGALVQSEHGGEMGVQAKTPTTQSDFTDAITELEDAFSRQVKSLAESIDDALNCRSLHGDDSEPGRGHQDMNREVVCQVKPSHNASDHRKLDEMTASYSDVTLYIDEEELSPPLPLSQSVDRPSSTESDLRHRSLNSSQDYWSLAHKDDKGDTDTSCRSTPSLECQEQRLRVDHLPLLTIEPPSDSSVELSDRSDRSSLKRQNAYERSISNQQSPKNISHGLPPRGPSREEDASRHRPRQLEAHLAINGTANRQSKSESDFSDGDNDSINSTSNSNDTINCSSESSSRDSLREQTLSKQTYHKETRNSWDSPAFSNDIIRKRHYRIGLNLFNKKPEKGIQYLIERNFVPDTPVGVAHFLLQRKGLSRQMIGEFLGNRQKQFNRDVLDCVVDEMDFSAMELDEALRKFQAHIRVQGEAQKVERLIEAYSQRYCICNPGVVRQFRNPDTIFILAFAIILLNTDMYSPNVKPERKMKLEDFVKNLRGVDDGEDIPREMLVGIYERIRKRELKTNEDHVSQVQKVEKLIVGKKPIGSLHHGLGCVLSLPHRRLVCYCRLFEVPDPNKPQKLGLHQREIFLFNDLLVVTKIFQKKKNSVTYSFRQSFSLYGMQVQLFENQYYPNGVRLTSAVPGADIKVLINFNAPNPQDRKKFTDDVRESIAEVQEMEKYRIESELEKQKGVVRPSMSQSSGMKKETGNGNLGRVSLDDSYAIGEGLKRSALSSSLRDLSDAGKRGRRSSAGSLDSTMEGSIISSPHMRRRAPSSRDCPSRHSGQSLPNSSSLLGSLFGTRRVKSPSPTPQPLHPTLISHSPHPTNLHHTARVEADMPGSLHPHHAQFCHITQNPPPYNHHHHYHPPAHLQHPPHQFHPAPSHGQQPPYPPHAQHSHGSHPAHPAHPAHGPHHHGPPPPPSQAPSSTKPKHSGISTVV